From one Cucurbita pepo subsp. pepo cultivar mu-cu-16 chromosome LG17, ASM280686v2, whole genome shotgun sequence genomic stretch:
- the LOC111778554 gene encoding zinc finger A20 and AN1 domain-containing stress-associated protein 5-like, giving the protein MAQRTEKEETEFKVPETITLCVNNCGLTGNPATNNMCQKCFNAATAASATASMAMKFSGEISPRSTTSRSPEKFRFVAESRRITTAADRPKPDESAKRVVNRCSGCRKRVGLTGFRCRCGDLFCAEHRYSDRHDCSFDYKSAGREAIARENPVVKAAKIVRV; this is encoded by the coding sequence ATGGCGCAGAGGACTGAGAAGGAGGAGACGGAGTTCAAAGTACCGGAGACGATCACGCTCTGCGTCAACAACTGCGGTCTGACCGGGAATCCGGCGACGAATAATATGTGTCAGAAGTGCTTTAATGCTGCTACGGCGGCGTCGGCGACGGCGTCCATGGCTATGAAATTTTCCGGTGAGATAAGTCCAAGATCTACTACGTCTCGCTCGCCGGAGAAATTTCGGTTCGTTGCTGAGTCGAGGAGGATTACCACGGCGGCTGATCGTCCGAAGCCTGACGAATCGGCTAAGCGAGTGGTGAATCGGTGCTCCGGATGTAGAAAACGCGTCGGATTAACCGGATTTAGGTGCAGATGCGGCGATTTGTTCTGTGCGGAGCACCGTTATTCAGATCGCCACGATTGTAGCTTCGATTACAAGTCCGCTGGTCGTGAGGCGATCGCGAGGGAGAATCCAGTGGTGAAAGCGGCGAAGATCGTGAGAGTTTAA
- the LOC111778552 gene encoding uncharacterized protein LOC111778552, producing the protein MPLMDTTATTLRTLHPFSPFLLRASTSHRLLRARCFSHFSHKHRHLCSSSSRRLLPFCSLSEKGEGSSGSLPRGVGEALNGVSQQKVLQVVLVSPLIPGNTGSIARTCAASAVGLHLVGPLGFKVDDTKLKRAGLDYWPYVVVKIHNTWAEFRDYFEKQEGEKRLLAFTKRGTTLHSDFSYKQGDYLLFGSETSGLPAEALEDCKNQAFGGGTLRIPMVETYVRCLNLSVSVGIAIYEASRQLNYQQLQLEPEGCTNNNEQSFIITEDLFA; encoded by the exons ATGCCATTAATGGATACAACAGCGACCACTCTTAGAACATTGCACCCATTTTCGCCCTTTCTACTACGCGCATCGACGTCTCATCGTCTTCTTCGCGCTCGCTGCTTCTCCCATTTCAGCCACAAACACCGCCATCTgtgttcttcctcctctcgCCGCCTCCTCCCCTTCTGCTCCTTAT CTGAAAAAGGGGAGGGTTCGTCCGGTTCTCTGCCGCGCGGTGTTGGTGAGGCCCTAAATGGGGTTTCGCAGCAGAAGGTTCTTCAAGTTGTGTTGGTTTCTCCCCTG ATTCCTGGGAACACTGGTAGCATTGCCAGAACATGTGCTGCATCAGCTGTTGGACTACATCTAGTTGGG CCATTGGGATTTAAGGTGGACGACACGAAGCTAAAGCGTGCTGGTTTGGATTACTGGCC ATACGTCGTCGTTAAAATTCATAACACGTGGGCAGAGTTCCGAGACTACTTCGAAAAACAG GAAGGAGAAAAACGGCTGCTAGCATTTACAAAGAGAGGGACTACACTTCACTCG GATTTTTCGTACAAGCAGGGCGATTACTTGTTGTTCGGGTCGGAAACTAGTGGGTTACCAGCTGAAGCTCTTGAGGATTGCAAGAACCAGGCATTTGGTGGGGGGACCTTAAGAATTCCAATGGTTGAAACTTATGTTAGATGCCTAAATCTTTCTGTAAGTGTTGGCATTGCTATATATGAAGCTTCACGACAACTAAATTACCAGCAACTTCAGCTTGAACCAGAGGGTTGTACCAACAACAATGAACAGTCGTTTATCATTACAGAGGATCTTTTTGCTTGA
- the LOC111778549 gene encoding protein gamma response 1, with the protein MEADQDHPLKLGGSSVEGDDLKYISGLSTILVATIQETKDRISQIEYIFCSQLFPSFQTKSKSLQKVYSEARKYAEDAWKEKETNLLFQIEKLKRENQHVIEENQSLRLEKDKPFKEQEERMDLLRTKLLDEQLKVEELSQQLKQKSREIDEGIELQQKLLEMVRSKTSLIMSKEQKLKEHEDESNALRSKLTSLEIKFHELQKKLNEKTDEVSKVKRLEENLFKKIESQASEIMNIEQTNSDQQKEKKILMNKLEKLQENVDGLQKELLKKTEEIEGGRKLQTKLNGSLEKINDLKSISRVKNEEMEGNESYESLRQQIELKSCELLAEKKAKKGVVDAYKRLKSQYNFLCKKYGLNSDNMLLKNRRESETDSMTDHNQGLASSPVDPDAETEEPSMGVSDTCHLKKAISVHNNIEGKKGVESNQASNPRCPPKSPSFPSGSKRSPNVKSAPVASKRPASYWRDTRTHHQAQAGPDPHDDFLDTPLENIRETLNKPVKDRVNDLPLPEVAVKDINMDGSDDETQDMNAGNPPENQQMPAVSVNGNRGGFKFVEPVRKKTDRQNLKGMECKQCKKFYDAVLPDDGNEETNGDDKRGLRCEHHDGVSRHRYRYAPPMTPEGFWNIGFESEM; encoded by the exons ATGGAGGCTGACCAAGATCACCCTCTTAAACTTGGGGGGTCCTCTGTTGAAGGCGATGATCTAAAGTACATCTCTGGGCTTAGCACTATTCTGGTTGCAACTATCCAGGAAACAAAAGACAGGATATCccaaatagaatatatcttctGCAGCCAGCTCTTTCCCAGTTTTCAAACCAAGTCTAAAAGCTTGCAAAAAGTATATTCTGAGGCTAGGAAATATGCAGAGGATGCatggaaagagaaagaaaccaATCTTCTGTTCCAAATAGAAAAACTTAAGCGGGAAAATCAGCATGTCATTGAAGAGAATCAGTCTTTGAGACTTGAGAAAGACAAGCCATTTAAGGAGCAAGAAGAAAGGATGGATTTACTGCGAACCAAACTACTGGATGAACAACTCAAAGTTGAGGAACTGTCACAGCAACTGAAACAGAAATCAAGAGAAATAGACGAGGGAATTGAATTGCAGCAGAAATTACTTGAAATGGTACGGTCAAAAACTTCTCTGATAATGAGTAAGGaacaaaagttgaaagagCATGAAGACGAATCAAACGCATTGCGCTCCAAATTGACTAGCCTAGAGATAAAGTTTCATGAGCTCCAAAAGAAGCTTAATGAGAAAACAGATGAAGTATCTAAGGTTAAAAGGTTGGAAGAGAACTtgttcaaaaaaattgaatcacAAGCTTCAGAAATCATGAATATTGAGCAGACGAATAGTGATCagcaaaaagagaaaaaaatacttatgaacaAGTTAGAAAAATTGCAGGAGAATGTCGATGGCCTACAGAAGGAACTTTTGAAGAAAACtgaagaaattgaaggagGAAGGAAACTGCAAACCAAGTTGAATGGTTCTCTGGAGAAAATCAATGACCTTAAGTCGATTTCGAGGGTAAAGAATGAggaaatggaaggaaatgAATCATATGAAAGTTTACGCCAACAGATTGAGTTAAAATCCTGCGAGTTACTGGCTGAAAAGAAGGCAAAGAAAGGCGTTGTTGATGCATACAAAAGGCTCAAATCACAATATAACTTCCTTTGCAAAAAATATGGCCTTAATAGCGATAATATGCTGCTAAAAAACAGAAGAGAAAGTGAAACTGATTCAATGACTGATCATAATCAAGGCCTTGCTTCTTCACCAG TCGATCCTGATGCGGAAACTGAAGAACCTTCTATGGGTGTCTCTGATACATGCCACTTGAAGAAAGCGATAAGCGTGCACAATAATATAGAGGGAAAAAAGGGAGTGGAGTCAAATCAGGCCTCAAACCCCCGTTGCCCTCCTAAATCTCCCAGTTTTCCAAGTGGCTCAAAACGTAGCCCCAATGTAAAATCTGCACCAGTAGCTTCCAAAAGACCAGCATCTTACTGGAGAGATACTAGAACTCATCATCAAGCACAGGCAGGACCTGACCCACATGATGATTTTCTTGATACTCCATTAGAGAACATCAGAGAGACCTTAAACAAGCCTGTAAAGGACAGAGTTaatgatcttcctcttcctgAGGTGGCTGTCAAAGACATCAACATGGATGGGTCAGACGACGAGACACAGGATATGAATGCTGGTAATCCACCAGAAAATCAGCAGATGCCAGCAGTTTCAGTGAATGGCAATAGAGGAGGCTTTAAGTTTGTGGAGCCAGTGAGAAAGAAAACTGACAggcaaaatttaaaaggaatGGAATGCAAGCAATGCAAGAAGTTTTATGATGCGGTTCTTCCGGATGATGGCAATGAAGAAACTAATGGTGATGATAAGCGTGGTTTACGATGTGAACATCATGATGGGGTCTCGAGGCATCGGTATAGGTACGCTCCTCCCATGACTCCTGAAGGATTTTGGAACATTGGATTTGAATCTGAAATGTAA
- the LOC111778550 gene encoding SURP and G-patch domain-containing protein 1-like protein encodes MDKGMPPTLFVNDGSFMERFKQLQQKNCENDKEKDKGATSEEQKPIKIITGTSVPHNTSSKTNLQFKVGDVRKTAPTGKLAFSLKQKSKLPAPSVKLGADEDEDESDVADASDHLPVKRQKLGPHNGSEQPAVQSGVAPPSPSDPTVKKVADKLASFVAKHGRQFEHVTRQKNPGDTPFKFLFDESSADYKYYEYQLAEEEKALSQNIESKSSNDGGSTQTSKPKIGSQKSFQQPSSSNYRTPASALYEPSEDSRASVGSSNTTAWSERTGESRSSPSGDPIAMMEFYMKKAASKERMRQPKLSKDEMPPPASLQGSGKRGHHMGDFIPDEELEKFLATCNDASARKFSREAADKAKIQADNVGHRLLSKMGWKEGEGLGSSKSGISDPIMAGDVKMNNLGVGAHQPGEVTPEDDIYEQYKKRMMLGYRYRPNPLNNPRKAYY; translated from the exons ATGGACAAGGGAATGCCGCCTACCCTTTTTGTCAACGATGGTTCATTTATGGAAAGGTTTAAACAACTCCAACAGAAAAATTGTGAGAATGATAAGGAAAAGGATAAAGGCGCTACATCTGAGGAGCAAAAACCAATCAAGATTATCACAGGGACTTCTGTTCCACACAATACCAGTAGTAAAACTAATTTGCAGTTTAAGGTTGGTGATGTTCGCAAGACTGCTCCAACTGGAAAACTTGCTTTTAGCTTGAAGCAGAAATCAAAGCTCCCGGCACCCTCTGTAAAGTTAGGAGCAGATGAGGATGAAGATGAATCTGATGTGGCAGATGCATCTGATCATCTACCAGTGAAGCGTCAGAAGTTAGGCCCACATAATGGTTCTGAGCAACCAGCAGTTCAATCTGGTGTCG CACCACCTTCACCAAGTGATCCTACAGTGAAGAAAGTTGCTGACAAGCTAGCAAGTTTTGTGGCTAAACATGGAAGGCAATTTGAGCATGTTACTCGCCAAAAAAATCCTGGAGATACACCTTTTAA ATTTCTGTTTGATGAGAGTTCTGCAGATTACAAATATTACGAATATCAGCtagctgaagaagaaaaagctcTTTCACAGAACATCGAATCTAAATCATCAAATG ATGGTGGGAGCACGCAAACATCTAAGCCAAAGATTGGTTCCCAGAAATCTTTCCAGCAGCCTTCCTCATCAAATTATCGAACTCCTGCCTCTGCTTTATATGAACCATCTGAAGATTCAAGAGCTTCCGTGGGTTCATCTAATACTACTGCATGGTCTGAAAGGACAG GTGAATCTAGGTCATCACCAAGTGGAGATCCAATTGCAATGATGGAATTCTACATGAAGAAAGCTGCCAGCAAAGAGAGGATGAGACAACCTAAACTGTCAAAAGATGAAATGCCTCCTCCTGCTTCTCTTCAAG GTTCAGGGAAAAGGGGGCATCACATGGGTGACTTCATTCCTGACGAGGAGCTTGAAAAGTTCTTAGCTACATGCAATGATGCATCTGCCCGAAAATTTTCTAGAGAAGCCGCTGATAAGGCTAAAATTCAGGCTGATAATGTGGGGCACAGACTCCTATCTAAAATGGGATGGAAAGAAG GTGAGGGTCTGGGAAGCTCCAAGAGTGGCATTTCAGATCCTATAATGGCAGGTGATGTAAAAATGAATAACTTGGGTGTTGGAGCTCATCAACCCGGTGAGGTGACTCCCGAAGACGATATATATGAGCAGTACAAGAAGCGTATGATGCTTGGTTATCGTTACAGACCAAATCCACTG AACAACCCTCGGAAAGCATACTATTGA
- the LOC111778553 gene encoding zinc finger A20 and AN1 domain-containing stress-associated protein 8-like, which yields MEHHKETGCQAPPEAPKLCANNCGFFGSAATMNLCSKCHKDVIMKQEQVKLAASSIGSIVNGGPNDHGKKAAVVTSPTKLEIEPAVSSIIPTQPSWTSPNASSSTNIEKVKASPNRCSSCRKRIGLTGFNCRCGSLFCAVHRYSDKHDCTFDYQAVGREAIAKANPVVKAEKLDKI from the coding sequence ATGGAGCATCATAAAGAGACAGGATGCCAAGCTCCTCCAGAAGCTCCCAAACTCTGTGCAAACAACTGTGGGTTTTTTGGAAGTGCTGCAACCATGAACCTATGTTCAAAATGCCACAAAGACGTCATCATGAAGCAAGAACAGGTCAAGCTTGCAGCATCCTCTATCGGAAGCATTGTGAATGGTGGACCAAATGACCATGGGAAGAAGGCTGCTGTTGTCACTTCTCCAACCAAGCTAGAAATCGAACCAGCTGTATCATCCATCATTCCAACACAACCATCTTGGACCTCTCCAAATGCAAGCAGCAGCACCAACATAGAGAAGGTAAAAGCGAGCCCAAACAGGTGCAGCAGCTGCAGGAAACGCATCGGACTAACCGGGTTCAACTGTCGATGTGGAAGCCTCTTCTGTGCAGTTCATCGCTACTCCGACAAACACGACTGCACGTTTGATTATCAAGCTGTCGGTCGGGAGGCAATCGCAAAAGCCAACCCCGTGGTGAAGGCTGAAAAGCTGGACAAGATCTAA